A window of Mangifera indica cultivar Alphonso chromosome 11, CATAS_Mindica_2.1, whole genome shotgun sequence contains these coding sequences:
- the LOC123229217 gene encoding transmembrane and coiled-coil domain-containing protein 4-like isoform X2, whose translation METLILTPTQKYAVAGLFALALHQTHVHQERTSKPLGSLEKEPIGEGVEISNNVDSDHPQLWIDENSGLLSPVFRFLGVDEQRHHGIKETVELSSQLRHHVGSFLTLLSAESVVTSEKTSKELALTKTVDAMVLSMESSATSSDISGNCDYENKCHKKYSLSNVEPATDVKETMQEGISKASKEEKVPSRSATEISEQQLEEETQLTYQTKVAVLYELLSAILADNTDFDKNCSRQKGYDARYRVTLRLLSTWLNVKWITVEAIETVVASSMAAKQEQGENEDGNSTSETPGANWKRGGVIGAAALTGGTLMAITGGLAAPAIAQGLGALAPTLGSVVPSIGASGFAAAASATGSAAGSAAISASFGAAGAGLAGSKMARRVGSLEEFEFRATGQNHNQGVAVGIMISGLVFEEEDFIKPWEGHKDNLERYALRWESKKLIELSTAIQDWLSSRLAMEMMKQGAMLTVLSTLIAAFAMPAALVSAADIIDSKWAVAIDRSNKAGELLAEVLLKGLQGNRPVTLVGFSLGARVIFKCLQCLAKAGENAGLVERVILLGAPISIEGENWEDARKMVAGRFVNVYSLTDWTLGIAFRASLLSQGLAGIQPVDISGIENVDVTDLIRGHSSYLWMTRKILEQLDLENYYPVYRTKNDKSQEQNSSLELNVPNPQSKVVQ comes from the exons ATGGAGACATTGATACTTACGCCTACGCAGAAGTACGCAGTGGCTGGTCTTTTCGCTCTGGCACTTCATCAGACACATGTTCACCAAGAGCGGACTTCAAAGCCTCTTGGATCCCTCGAAAAAGAGCCTATTGGCGAAGGCGTGGAAATCAGTAACAATGTTGATTCGGATCATCCACAGCTTTGGATCGATGAAAATTCTGGCTTGCTTTCGCCTGTTTTTAG GTTTTTAGGGGTGGACGAACAAAGGCACCATGGTATTAAGGAAACAGTTGAGCTCTCCTCACAGTTAAGGCACCATGTTGGATCG TTCTTGACTTTACTCTCAGCGGAAAGTGTTGTAACTTCAGAAAAAACAAGCAAGGAACTTGCTTTGACCAAAACTGTTGATGCCATGGTGCTTAGCATGGAAAGCTCTGCTACCTCTTCTGATATTTCTGGGAATTGTGATTATGAAAACAAATGCCATAAGAAATATTCCCTCAGTAATGTAGAACCAGCCACCGATGTCAAGGAAACCATGCAGGAGGGGATTTCCAAGGCGTCCAAAGAAGAGAAAGTTCCAAGTAGATCTGCAACTGAAATTTCGGAGCAACAACTGGAAGAGGAAACACAGCTCACATACCAGACAAAAGTAGCAGTTCTTTATGAGCTTCTTTCAGCTATTTTAGCTGATAATACTGATTTTGACAAGAATTGTTCTCGACAAAAGGGTTATGATGCCAGATACCGTGTGACTTTACGTTTACTGTCAACATGGCTCAATGTCAAATGGATTACAGTG GAAGCCATAGAGACAGTAGTTGCCTCCTCAATGGCAGCCAAGCAGGAGCAAGGTGAAAATGAGGATGGAAATAGTACTTCTGAAACCCCTGGTGCCAACTGGAAGCGTGGAGGTGTTATTGGTGCAGCTGCTCTAACGGGAGGAACCTTGATGGCAATTACTGGTG GCCTAGCTGCCCCTGCAATAGCACAGGGATTGGGTGCTTTGGCTCCTACTTTGGGCAGTGTTGTCCCTTCAATTGGAGCAAGTGGATTTGCTGCAGCAGCTAGTGCTACAGGATCAGCTGCTGGTTCAGCTGCCATTTCTGCTTCATTTGgag cCGCTGGAGCTGGCCTTGCAGGGAGTAAAATGGCTAGAAGAGTTGGGAGCCTTGAGGAATTTGAGTTTAGAGCTACCGGACAGAATCATAACCAAGGC GTAGCCGTTGGAATCATGATTTCTGGACTTGTCTTTGAGGAAGAAGATTTCATCAAGCCTTGGGAAGGTCATAAAGATAACTTGGAGAG gtATGCCCTACGGTGGGAgtctaaaaaattgattgaactGAGCACTGCAATACAGGACTGGCTATCTTCAA GGCTTGCTATGGAAATGATGAAACAAGGTGCCATGCTAACTGTATTAAGCACACTTATAGCAGCATTTGCTATGCCAGCGGCACTGGTTTCAGCAGCTGATATTATAGACAGTAAATGGGCTGTTGCTATTGACAG ATCTAATAAAGCTGGTGAATTGCTTGCTGAAGTGTTGTTGAAGGGATTGCAAGGAAACAG ACCTGTGACACTTGTAGGTTTCTCATTGGGGGCTCgtgtaattttcaaatgtcTCCAATGTCTAGCTAAAGCAGGAGAAAATG CTGGCCTAGTGGAAAGGGTTATTTTGCTTGGAGCACCAATATCAATTGAAGGTGAAAACTGGGAGGATGCAAGAAAG ATGGTGGCTGGAAGATTTGTCAATGTTTATTCACTTACTGATTGGACGTTGGGCATTGCTTTTCGTGCAAG TTTACTTTCTCAAGGATTAGCTGGAATTCAACCTGTTGATATTTCAGGGATTGAGAAT GTTGATGTTACCGATCTAATCAGAGGTCATTCTTCCTATCTATGGATGACAAGAAAAATTCTGGAACAGCTTGATCTGGAGAATTATTACCCAGTTTATAGAACTAAAAATGACAAATCCCAGGAACAAAATAGTTCTTTAGAACTAAACGTGCCAAATCCTCAGAGCAAAGTAGTTCAGTAA
- the LOC123229795 gene encoding zinc finger protein GIS2: protein MSSRSRSSSRSRGHSRSRSRSRSPRDRRIRSRHSSHRDAPLRREARRGFSQGNLCNNCKRPGHFARECPNVAVCNNCGLPGHIASECTAQARCWNCREPGHVASNCHNEGICHSCGKAGHRARDCPNSEQPVGDSRLCNNCYKLGHIAADCTNDKACKNCRKTGHIARDCQHEPVCNVCNISGHVARQCPKGNFLGERSGGGRYSGYRDVICRNCNQVGHMSRDCIGPMIICHNCGGRGHMAYECPSGRIADRGYRRF from the exons ATGAGTTCACGCAGCAGGAGCAGTAGCAGGAGCCGAGGTCATAGTCGGAGTCGGAGTCGAAGCAGGAGTCCACGAGATCGCAGGATCCGATCTCGACATTCTTCACATCGTGACGCTCCTTTAAGGAGGGAGGCACGTCGCGGTTTCAG CCAAGGCAATCTGTGCAACAACTGCAAGCGACCTGGTCATTTTGCGAGAGAATGCCCTAATGTTGCTGTCTGTAACAACTGTGGTCTTCCTGG GCACATTGCATCAGAGTGCACTGCACAAGCACGATGTTGGAATTGTCGAGAACCTGGGCATGTGGCAAGCAACTGTCATAATGAGGGCATCTGCCACTCGTGTGGAAAAGCTGGACATCGTGCTAGAGACTGCCCAAACTCTGAGCAGCCAGTTGGAGACTCAAGACTCTGCAACAATTGCTACAAGCTAGGGCATATTGCAGCTGACTGTACAAATGACAAAGCATGCAAGAATTGCAGGAAAACAGGCCACATAGCACGTGATTGTCAGCATGAACCTGTCTGCAATGTGTGCAACATATCCGGGCATGTGGCTCGGCAATGCCCCAAGGGGAATTTTCTCGGTGAGAGGAGTGGTGGGGGTAGATACAGTGGCTATCGTGATGTGATCTGCCGGAACTGCAACCAGGTTGGCCACATGAGCAGGGATTGCATAGGTCCCATGATCATATGCCACAACTGTGGAGGCAGGGGCCACATGGCATATGAGTGCCCATCAGGGAGAATAGCAGATCGTGGATACCGCCGGTTTTGA
- the LOC123229217 gene encoding transmembrane and coiled-coil domain-containing protein 4-like isoform X1, with protein METLILTPTQKYAVAGLFALALHQTHVHQERTSKPLGSLEKEPIGEGVEISNNVDSDHPQLWIDENSGLLSPVFRFLGVDEQRHHGIKETVELSSQLRHHVGSFLTLLSAESVVTSEKTSKELALTKTVDAMVLSMESSATSSDISGNCDYENKCHKKYSLSNVEPATDVKETMQEGISKASKEEKVPSRSATEISEQQLEEETQLTYQTKVAVLYELLSAILADNTDFDKNCSRQKGYDARYRVTLRLLSTWLNVKWITVEAIETVVASSMAAKQEQGENEDGNSTSETPGANWKRGGVIGAAALTGGTLMAITGGLAAPAIAQGLGALAPTLGSVVPSIGASGFAAAASATGSAAGSAAISASFGAAGAGLAGSKMARRVGSLEEFEFRATGQNHNQGQVAVGIMISGLVFEEEDFIKPWEGHKDNLERYALRWESKKLIELSTAIQDWLSSRLAMEMMKQGAMLTVLSTLIAAFAMPAALVSAADIIDSKWAVAIDRSNKAGELLAEVLLKGLQGNRPVTLVGFSLGARVIFKCLQCLAKAGENAGLVERVILLGAPISIEGENWEDARKMVAGRFVNVYSLTDWTLGIAFRASLLSQGLAGIQPVDISGIENVDVTDLIRGHSSYLWMTRKILEQLDLENYYPVYRTKNDKSQEQNSSLELNVPNPQSKVVQ; from the exons ATGGAGACATTGATACTTACGCCTACGCAGAAGTACGCAGTGGCTGGTCTTTTCGCTCTGGCACTTCATCAGACACATGTTCACCAAGAGCGGACTTCAAAGCCTCTTGGATCCCTCGAAAAAGAGCCTATTGGCGAAGGCGTGGAAATCAGTAACAATGTTGATTCGGATCATCCACAGCTTTGGATCGATGAAAATTCTGGCTTGCTTTCGCCTGTTTTTAG GTTTTTAGGGGTGGACGAACAAAGGCACCATGGTATTAAGGAAACAGTTGAGCTCTCCTCACAGTTAAGGCACCATGTTGGATCG TTCTTGACTTTACTCTCAGCGGAAAGTGTTGTAACTTCAGAAAAAACAAGCAAGGAACTTGCTTTGACCAAAACTGTTGATGCCATGGTGCTTAGCATGGAAAGCTCTGCTACCTCTTCTGATATTTCTGGGAATTGTGATTATGAAAACAAATGCCATAAGAAATATTCCCTCAGTAATGTAGAACCAGCCACCGATGTCAAGGAAACCATGCAGGAGGGGATTTCCAAGGCGTCCAAAGAAGAGAAAGTTCCAAGTAGATCTGCAACTGAAATTTCGGAGCAACAACTGGAAGAGGAAACACAGCTCACATACCAGACAAAAGTAGCAGTTCTTTATGAGCTTCTTTCAGCTATTTTAGCTGATAATACTGATTTTGACAAGAATTGTTCTCGACAAAAGGGTTATGATGCCAGATACCGTGTGACTTTACGTTTACTGTCAACATGGCTCAATGTCAAATGGATTACAGTG GAAGCCATAGAGACAGTAGTTGCCTCCTCAATGGCAGCCAAGCAGGAGCAAGGTGAAAATGAGGATGGAAATAGTACTTCTGAAACCCCTGGTGCCAACTGGAAGCGTGGAGGTGTTATTGGTGCAGCTGCTCTAACGGGAGGAACCTTGATGGCAATTACTGGTG GCCTAGCTGCCCCTGCAATAGCACAGGGATTGGGTGCTTTGGCTCCTACTTTGGGCAGTGTTGTCCCTTCAATTGGAGCAAGTGGATTTGCTGCAGCAGCTAGTGCTACAGGATCAGCTGCTGGTTCAGCTGCCATTTCTGCTTCATTTGgag cCGCTGGAGCTGGCCTTGCAGGGAGTAAAATGGCTAGAAGAGTTGGGAGCCTTGAGGAATTTGAGTTTAGAGCTACCGGACAGAATCATAACCAAGGC CAGGTAGCCGTTGGAATCATGATTTCTGGACTTGTCTTTGAGGAAGAAGATTTCATCAAGCCTTGGGAAGGTCATAAAGATAACTTGGAGAG gtATGCCCTACGGTGGGAgtctaaaaaattgattgaactGAGCACTGCAATACAGGACTGGCTATCTTCAA GGCTTGCTATGGAAATGATGAAACAAGGTGCCATGCTAACTGTATTAAGCACACTTATAGCAGCATTTGCTATGCCAGCGGCACTGGTTTCAGCAGCTGATATTATAGACAGTAAATGGGCTGTTGCTATTGACAG ATCTAATAAAGCTGGTGAATTGCTTGCTGAAGTGTTGTTGAAGGGATTGCAAGGAAACAG ACCTGTGACACTTGTAGGTTTCTCATTGGGGGCTCgtgtaattttcaaatgtcTCCAATGTCTAGCTAAAGCAGGAGAAAATG CTGGCCTAGTGGAAAGGGTTATTTTGCTTGGAGCACCAATATCAATTGAAGGTGAAAACTGGGAGGATGCAAGAAAG ATGGTGGCTGGAAGATTTGTCAATGTTTATTCACTTACTGATTGGACGTTGGGCATTGCTTTTCGTGCAAG TTTACTTTCTCAAGGATTAGCTGGAATTCAACCTGTTGATATTTCAGGGATTGAGAAT GTTGATGTTACCGATCTAATCAGAGGTCATTCTTCCTATCTATGGATGACAAGAAAAATTCTGGAACAGCTTGATCTGGAGAATTATTACCCAGTTTATAGAACTAAAAATGACAAATCCCAGGAACAAAATAGTTCTTTAGAACTAAACGTGCCAAATCCTCAGAGCAAAGTAGTTCAGTAA